One window of the Fimbriimonadaceae bacterium genome contains the following:
- a CDS encoding DUF2934 domain-containing protein, which produces MAHTRKQSEAVHPVQPNQARLQEEIQTLAYALYCRCGYEHGHDLEHWVEAERQVRERVEGRSTQ; this is translated from the coding sequence ATGGCACACACCCGGAAACAATCTGAAGCGGTGCACCCCGTACAACCGAATCAGGCTCGGTTGCAGGAGGAAATTCAGACGTTGGCGTATGCGCTCTACTGCCGGTGTGGCTATGAGCACGGCCACGATCTCGAACATTGGGTCGAGGCGGAACGGCAGGTGCGTGAACGGGTCGAAGGACGATCCACACAATGA